The proteins below come from a single Alligator mississippiensis isolate rAllMis1 chromosome 2, rAllMis1, whole genome shotgun sequence genomic window:
- the LRP2BP gene encoding LRP2-binding protein isoform X2, with product MYSHAALFKKAEELLAKRIKEGDPLAYFLKGQLYFEEGWYADAFIQFEKIKDTDFQAMYQLGVIHYDGLGTKEDPEKGVEYMEKIINSTSPKARHLKYAAAYNLGRAYFEGYGVKHSAEEAERLWLIAADHGNPKASVKAQSTLGMLYSTTNPKDLKKAFFWHSEACGNGSLESQGVLGVMYLHGQGIHQNTKAALECLKEAAERGSVYAQGHLVEYYYKRKMYATAATSAKRVAENDNVDLLAKITDCLPVYIAKGVAMATFYYARCLQYGLGMQQDQAAAKKYYSRACLLDPDIVSDLELAANHGKI from the exons ATGTATAGCCATGCTGCTTTGTTTAAGAAGGCAGAGGAGCTGTTGGCGAAGAGGATAAAAGAGGGAGACCCCCTGGCATATTTCCTAAAAGGGCAGCTGTACTTTGAAGAG GGGTGGTATGCTGATGCATTCATACAATTCGAAAAAATCAAGGACACAGATTTTCAAGCTATGTATCAACTTGGTGTGATACATTATGATGGACTGGGGACCAAAGAAGACCCT gaaaagggagTGGAATATATGGAGAAAATCATCAACTCTACCTCCCCCAAAGCAAGGCACTTAAAATATGCTGCTGCATACAACCTTGGTAGAGCATATTTTGAAGGATATGGTGTTAAGCATTCAGCAGAAGAGGCAGAAAG ACTTTGGCTTATTGCTGCAGACCATGGGAATCCAAAAGCAAGTGTAAAGGCTCAGAGTACCCTTGGAATGCTTTATTCTACAACAAATCCAAAAGATCTGAAGAAG GCATTTttctggcattcagaagcttgtggCAATGGAAGTCTGGAGTCACAAGGTGTACTTGGTGTTATGTATCTTCATGGACAAGGTATACATCAAAATACAAAGGCTGCTTTGGAGTGCCTGAAGGAAGCAGCAGAACGTGGCAGTGTCTATGCTCAAGGCCATCTTGTTGAGTATTActacaaaagaaaaatgtatgcTACAGctgccacatcagccaaaag GGTTGCAGAAAATGATAACGTTGATCTGTTAGCAAAGATAACAGATTGCCTTCCTGTATACATAGCCAAAGGTGTTGCTATGGCTACTTTCTACTATGCTAGATGTCTCCAGTATGGCCTAGGCATGCAACAAGATCAAGCTGCAGCTAAAAAATATTATTCTAGG GCATGCCTTCTGGATCCTGATATAGTTTCTGACCTTGAATTGGCAgctaatcatggaaaaatttag
- the LRP2BP gene encoding LRP2-binding protein isoform X4, producing MYSHAALFKKAEELLAKRIKEGDPLAYFLKGQLYFEEGWYADAFIQFEKIKDTDFQAMYQLGVIHYDGLGTKEDPEKGVEYMEKIINSTSPKARHLKYAAAYNLGRAYFEGYGVKHSAEEAERLWLIAADHGNPKASVKAQSTLGMLYSTTNPKDLKKAFFWHSEACGNGSLESQGVLGVMYLHGQGIHQNTKAALECLKEAAERGSVYAQGHLVEYYYKRKMYATAATSAKRPLRRDVTSNSNPEIEEVAGKHAYTEGRKELCSVCYYSKKLHQHQSFKKYSNQKMI from the exons ATGTATAGCCATGCTGCTTTGTTTAAGAAGGCAGAGGAGCTGTTGGCGAAGAGGATAAAAGAGGGAGACCCCCTGGCATATTTCCTAAAAGGGCAGCTGTACTTTGAAGAG GGGTGGTATGCTGATGCATTCATACAATTCGAAAAAATCAAGGACACAGATTTTCAAGCTATGTATCAACTTGGTGTGATACATTATGATGGACTGGGGACCAAAGAAGACCCT gaaaagggagTGGAATATATGGAGAAAATCATCAACTCTACCTCCCCCAAAGCAAGGCACTTAAAATATGCTGCTGCATACAACCTTGGTAGAGCATATTTTGAAGGATATGGTGTTAAGCATTCAGCAGAAGAGGCAGAAAG ACTTTGGCTTATTGCTGCAGACCATGGGAATCCAAAAGCAAGTGTAAAGGCTCAGAGTACCCTTGGAATGCTTTATTCTACAACAAATCCAAAAGATCTGAAGAAG GCATTTttctggcattcagaagcttgtggCAATGGAAGTCTGGAGTCACAAGGTGTACTTGGTGTTATGTATCTTCATGGACAAGGTATACATCAAAATACAAAGGCTGCTTTGGAGTGCCTGAAGGAAGCAGCAGAACGTGGCAGTGTCTATGCTCAAGGCCATCTTGTTGAGTATTActacaaaagaaaaatgtatgcTACAGctgccacatcagccaaaag GCCCCTCAGAAGGGATGTTACCAGTAACAGCAATCCTGAAATTGAAGAGGTAGCAGGCAAACATGCATAcactgaaggaagaaaagaattgTGTTCAGTGTGTTACTATTCAAAAAAACTTCATCAGCAtcagagctttaaaaaatataGTAACCAAAAAATGATTTAA
- the LRP2BP gene encoding LRP2-binding protein isoform X3, with the protein MYSHAALFKKAEELLAKRIKEGDPLAYFLKGQLYFEEGWYADAFIQFEKIKDTDFQAMYQLGVIHYDGLGTKEDPEKGVEYMEKIINSTSPKARHLKYAAAYNLGRAYFEGYGVKHSAEEAERLWLIAADHGNPKASVKAQSTLGMLYSTTNPKDLKKAFFWHSEACGNGSLESQGVLGVMYLHGQGIHQNTKAALECLKEAAERGSVYAQGHLVEYYYKRKMYATAATSAKRVAENDNVDLLAKITDCLPVYIAKGVAMATFYYARCLQYGLGMQQDQAAAKKYYSRVLYHI; encoded by the exons ATGTATAGCCATGCTGCTTTGTTTAAGAAGGCAGAGGAGCTGTTGGCGAAGAGGATAAAAGAGGGAGACCCCCTGGCATATTTCCTAAAAGGGCAGCTGTACTTTGAAGAG GGGTGGTATGCTGATGCATTCATACAATTCGAAAAAATCAAGGACACAGATTTTCAAGCTATGTATCAACTTGGTGTGATACATTATGATGGACTGGGGACCAAAGAAGACCCT gaaaagggagTGGAATATATGGAGAAAATCATCAACTCTACCTCCCCCAAAGCAAGGCACTTAAAATATGCTGCTGCATACAACCTTGGTAGAGCATATTTTGAAGGATATGGTGTTAAGCATTCAGCAGAAGAGGCAGAAAG ACTTTGGCTTATTGCTGCAGACCATGGGAATCCAAAAGCAAGTGTAAAGGCTCAGAGTACCCTTGGAATGCTTTATTCTACAACAAATCCAAAAGATCTGAAGAAG GCATTTttctggcattcagaagcttgtggCAATGGAAGTCTGGAGTCACAAGGTGTACTTGGTGTTATGTATCTTCATGGACAAGGTATACATCAAAATACAAAGGCTGCTTTGGAGTGCCTGAAGGAAGCAGCAGAACGTGGCAGTGTCTATGCTCAAGGCCATCTTGTTGAGTATTActacaaaagaaaaatgtatgcTACAGctgccacatcagccaaaag GGTTGCAGAAAATGATAACGTTGATCTGTTAGCAAAGATAACAGATTGCCTTCCTGTATACATAGCCAAAGGTGTTGCTATGGCTACTTTCTACTATGCTAGATGTCTCCAGTATGGCCTAGGCATGCAACAAGATCAAGCTGCAGCTAAAAAATATTATTCTAGG GTACTTTACCACATCTAG
- the LRP2BP gene encoding LRP2-binding protein isoform X5, whose protein sequence is MYSHAALFKKAEELLAKRIKEGDPLAYFLKGQLYFEEGWYADAFIQFEKIKDTDFQAMYQLGVIHYDGLGTKEDPEKGVEYMEKIINSTSPKARHLKYAAAYNLGRAYFEGYGVKHSAEEAERLWLIAADHGNPKASVKAQSTLGMLYSTTNPKDLKKAFFWHSEACGNGSLESQGVLGVMYLHGQGIHQNTKAALECLKEAAERGSVYAQGHLVEYYYKRKMYATAATSAKRYFTTSRPSVSPGRVTAFYLEAMSSVQIFRISVPEQKWLLPEKTLP, encoded by the exons ATGTATAGCCATGCTGCTTTGTTTAAGAAGGCAGAGGAGCTGTTGGCGAAGAGGATAAAAGAGGGAGACCCCCTGGCATATTTCCTAAAAGGGCAGCTGTACTTTGAAGAG GGGTGGTATGCTGATGCATTCATACAATTCGAAAAAATCAAGGACACAGATTTTCAAGCTATGTATCAACTTGGTGTGATACATTATGATGGACTGGGGACCAAAGAAGACCCT gaaaagggagTGGAATATATGGAGAAAATCATCAACTCTACCTCCCCCAAAGCAAGGCACTTAAAATATGCTGCTGCATACAACCTTGGTAGAGCATATTTTGAAGGATATGGTGTTAAGCATTCAGCAGAAGAGGCAGAAAG ACTTTGGCTTATTGCTGCAGACCATGGGAATCCAAAAGCAAGTGTAAAGGCTCAGAGTACCCTTGGAATGCTTTATTCTACAACAAATCCAAAAGATCTGAAGAAG GCATTTttctggcattcagaagcttgtggCAATGGAAGTCTGGAGTCACAAGGTGTACTTGGTGTTATGTATCTTCATGGACAAGGTATACATCAAAATACAAAGGCTGCTTTGGAGTGCCTGAAGGAAGCAGCAGAACGTGGCAGTGTCTATGCTCAAGGCCATCTTGTTGAGTATTActacaaaagaaaaatgtatgcTACAGctgccacatcagccaaaag GTACTTTACCACATCTAGgccttcagtttctcctgggagagtcactgctttcTACTTAGAAGCCATGAGTAGTGTTCAGATATTCAGGATTTCtgtcccagagcaaaaatggctactTCCAGAGAAAACATTACCTTGA
- the LRP2BP gene encoding LRP2-binding protein isoform X1, whose translation MYSHAALFKKAEELLAKRIKEGDPLAYFLKGQLYFEEGWYADAFIQFEKIKDTDFQAMYQLGVIHYDGLGTKEDPEKGVEYMEKIINSTSPKARHLKYAAAYNLGRAYFEGYGVKHSAEEAERLWLIAADHGNPKASVKAQSTLGMLYSTTNPKDLKKAFFWHSEACGNGSLESQGVLGVMYLHGQGIHQNTKAALECLKEAAERGSVYAQGHLVEYYYKRKMYATAATSAKRVAENDNVDLLAKITDCLPVYIAKGVAMATFYYARCLQYGLGMQQDQAAAKKYYSRVSLGGPPNLFLEHKILSETLHLNP comes from the exons ATGTATAGCCATGCTGCTTTGTTTAAGAAGGCAGAGGAGCTGTTGGCGAAGAGGATAAAAGAGGGAGACCCCCTGGCATATTTCCTAAAAGGGCAGCTGTACTTTGAAGAG GGGTGGTATGCTGATGCATTCATACAATTCGAAAAAATCAAGGACACAGATTTTCAAGCTATGTATCAACTTGGTGTGATACATTATGATGGACTGGGGACCAAAGAAGACCCT gaaaagggagTGGAATATATGGAGAAAATCATCAACTCTACCTCCCCCAAAGCAAGGCACTTAAAATATGCTGCTGCATACAACCTTGGTAGAGCATATTTTGAAGGATATGGTGTTAAGCATTCAGCAGAAGAGGCAGAAAG ACTTTGGCTTATTGCTGCAGACCATGGGAATCCAAAAGCAAGTGTAAAGGCTCAGAGTACCCTTGGAATGCTTTATTCTACAACAAATCCAAAAGATCTGAAGAAG GCATTTttctggcattcagaagcttgtggCAATGGAAGTCTGGAGTCACAAGGTGTACTTGGTGTTATGTATCTTCATGGACAAGGTATACATCAAAATACAAAGGCTGCTTTGGAGTGCCTGAAGGAAGCAGCAGAACGTGGCAGTGTCTATGCTCAAGGCCATCTTGTTGAGTATTActacaaaagaaaaatgtatgcTACAGctgccacatcagccaaaag GGTTGCAGAAAATGATAACGTTGATCTGTTAGCAAAGATAACAGATTGCCTTCCTGTATACATAGCCAAAGGTGTTGCTATGGCTACTTTCTACTATGCTAGATGTCTCCAGTATGGCCTAGGCATGCAACAAGATCAAGCTGCAGCTAAAAAATATTATTCTAGGGTAAGCTTAGGAGGCCCTCCAAACTTATTTTTAGAGCATAAGATCTTGAGTGAAACCTTGCATTTGAATCCTTAA